The following are encoded together in the Streptomyces sp. NBC_01465 genome:
- a CDS encoding MarR family winged helix-turn-helix transcriptional regulator, which translates to MIRPTHEVEYEQMLLSRHGLLQNKGGRRKDGLMDRSAYILLSRVRVQGPMSIGELSDAFGLDASTLNRQTAAAMRAGLVERIADPGGGMARKFRITDEGARMLDEEREGLVHSLEQVMADWSDEDIAGFASYLRRFNTDIERLGGRPWPRP; encoded by the coding sequence ATGATCAGGCCCACGCATGAGGTCGAGTACGAACAGATGCTCCTCAGCCGCCACGGCCTCCTGCAGAACAAGGGCGGCCGCCGCAAGGACGGCCTGATGGACCGCAGCGCCTACATCCTGCTCAGCCGCGTCCGCGTCCAGGGGCCGATGTCGATCGGCGAGTTGAGCGACGCCTTCGGACTCGACGCCTCCACGCTCAACCGGCAGACCGCGGCGGCGATGCGCGCCGGGCTCGTGGAGCGCATCGCCGACCCCGGGGGCGGCATGGCACGGAAGTTCCGGATCACCGACGAGGGCGCACGCATGCTCGACGAGGAGCGCGAGGGCCTCGTCCACTCACTGGAACAGGTCATGGCCGACTGGTCGGACGAGGACATCGCCGGATTCGCCTCGTACCTGCGGCGCTTCAACACCGACATCGAACGGCTCGGCGGCCGTCCCTGGCCGCGCCCTTAG
- a CDS encoding cold shock domain-containing protein, which produces MSERCEGVVEYFNRKEGYGFIVPFEQNDRLYVRRADIEGPTKTLSEGQHVSFTVELGQGRCEARTVRP; this is translated from the coding sequence ATGAGCGAACGATGCGAGGGTGTCGTGGAGTACTTCAACCGCAAGGAGGGCTACGGATTCATCGTTCCCTTCGAGCAGAACGACAGGCTGTATGTGCGACGCGCGGACATCGAGGGACCCACCAAAACCCTGTCCGAGGGCCAGCACGTGTCGTTCACCGTCGAACTCGGCCAGGGGCGCTGCGAAGCGCGCACCGTACGCCCTTGA
- a CDS encoding serine/threonine-protein kinase has protein sequence MAPEAQKGQLIGGRYRLVHTLGSGGMGRVWRAHDEQLDTHVAIKELFLPAVMSPADRADRLERAVREARNAARLRDHPHIVTVHDVLTVDGIPWIVMQLVPGATLQEHLRKHGPLSVDATAEVATALLRALRAAHAEGIVHRDVKPANVLVTDDRRVLLSDFGIAVNSADRGLTEAGVVIGSPSYLAPERARGLKGDASSDLFSLGATLYEAVEGVSPFLRASQAGSQYAVVHEPAPPMLRAGRLAALISGLLEKEPGNRLTIPRAVELLAPPPPMPRFAPAPTAARPAPEQPAPLPVPRPPAPARRHRHPLSRRVWVVSLAAALVVIGGLYGGYRWTQAQYYVGANNGHVALFGGIKQNVAGVSLSKVKKDHPEIELKYLPLYQRQQVGNTISVDGPAAARAKIDELATQASACKKAEQRRSSTGNSTAAPRLSEAEQRLVALCASP, from the coding sequence ATGGCGCCGGAAGCGCAAAAGGGCCAGCTCATCGGCGGCCGCTATCGGCTCGTGCACACCCTGGGATCCGGGGGCATGGGGCGCGTATGGAGAGCTCACGACGAGCAGCTCGACACCCACGTCGCGATCAAGGAACTGTTCCTGCCCGCGGTGATGTCGCCCGCCGACCGGGCGGACCGGCTGGAGCGCGCCGTACGGGAGGCCCGCAACGCGGCCAGGCTGCGCGACCATCCCCATATCGTCACCGTCCATGACGTGCTGACCGTGGACGGGATCCCGTGGATCGTGATGCAGCTCGTCCCCGGAGCCACTCTGCAGGAGCACCTGCGCAAGCACGGGCCGCTTTCGGTGGACGCCACGGCGGAGGTCGCGACGGCGCTCCTGCGGGCGCTTCGGGCAGCGCACGCGGAGGGGATCGTGCACCGTGACGTCAAACCGGCGAATGTGCTGGTGACCGACGACCGCCGAGTCCTGCTCAGCGATTTCGGGATCGCCGTCAACTCGGCGGACAGAGGGCTGACCGAAGCCGGGGTCGTCATTGGCTCGCCTTCGTATCTGGCGCCGGAGCGGGCTCGTGGACTGAAGGGCGACGCCTCTAGCGATCTGTTCTCCCTCGGAGCGACGCTGTACGAGGCCGTCGAAGGCGTCTCGCCCTTCCTCCGGGCGAGCCAGGCCGGATCGCAGTACGCCGTGGTGCACGAGCCGGCCCCGCCGATGCTCCGCGCAGGCCGGCTGGCGGCTCTGATCAGCGGGCTGCTGGAGAAGGAGCCGGGGAACAGGCTGACGATTCCCCGGGCGGTGGAGCTTCTCGCACCTCCCCCGCCGATGCCCCGGTTCGCGCCGGCGCCGACGGCCGCGCGACCGGCCCCGGAGCAACCGGCCCCGCTCCCCGTCCCTCGGCCGCCCGCGCCGGCCCGCAGGCATCGGCACCCCCTGTCCCGTCGGGTGTGGGTGGTGTCGCTCGCAGCGGCCCTTGTGGTGATCGGCGGTCTGTACGGCGGCTACCGGTGGACGCAGGCCCAGTACTACGTCGGCGCCAACAACGGACACGTCGCACTGTTCGGCGGCATCAAGCAGAACGTGGCCGGGGTCTCCCTCTCGAAGGTGAAGAAGGACCACCCCGAGATCGAGCTCAAGTACTTGCCCCTGTATCAGCGGCAGCAGGTCGGCAACACCATCTCGGTGGACGGCCCGGCCGCGGCGCGCGCGAAGATCGATGAGCTCGCCACCCAGGCGTCGGCGTGCAAGAAGGCCGAGCAGCGCAGGTCTTCTACAGGCAACAGCACGGCCGCGCCCCGCCTTTCGGAGGCCGAACAGCGGCTCGTCGCGCTGTGCGCGAGCCCGTGA
- a CDS encoding putative Ig domain-containing protein: MIRKVSSRSPWLRWRPLAAGAAAALVLGGPAASTAGASQNQADPAPAPAPLVAAMQVDMHLTYRQAQDRLVNEDRATRVATALDGSLGPRVTSMWFDAVTGRLNAAVTTAADARAVEAAGGEAHRVPYSRSDLEGVARTVGAQAHAVPGVVGWGIQARTSRVEVVVDQERRTTATTAFVRRIGELGDRVVVTNTSDAPVQQQGDVVGGEKWTPGSESPCSVGFSVNASGGAKGFLTAGHCTNDVDQAAYGKDGTRLGTSNQGGTHSINAREGDFGLVSVDQAGWNVAPRVSGYGSGDVTVTGSAEGLVGQTVCRSGQTSGWHCGEITKVNQTVDYGNVVIDGLSWTNTCSAGGDSGGSYVSATGGKAVGLHSGGGSVICGQSGETNTIFQPVGEALQKWGLTLATSSPQPGEVTVTAVGAQSSTVGQKITLPNSAQGGTAPYKWSATGLPSGLSIDGASGTVSGTTAAAGTGSVTVTATDAAGKTGSTTFTWTVGDSGGGTLSLTNPGGQTVYIGRPFSLALKATGGTGARTFTATGLPAGLTVDRATGVIAGKPTTWGLANSRVTVTDSAGKNASVSITWSVFS; this comes from the coding sequence ATGATCCGAAAAGTCAGCTCCCGCTCCCCATGGCTGCGATGGCGCCCGTTGGCCGCAGGCGCTGCCGCTGCACTGGTGCTCGGCGGTCCTGCGGCGTCCACGGCAGGCGCCTCACAGAACCAGGCCGACCCCGCTCCCGCTCCGGCCCCGCTCGTCGCCGCCATGCAGGTTGACATGCACCTGACCTATCGGCAGGCGCAAGACCGGCTCGTGAACGAGGACAGGGCGACGCGTGTCGCCACCGCGCTGGACGGTTCCCTCGGACCCCGCGTCACCAGCATGTGGTTCGACGCCGTGACCGGGCGTCTCAACGCCGCGGTGACCACGGCGGCCGACGCCCGTGCTGTCGAGGCCGCGGGCGGCGAGGCGCACCGGGTGCCGTACAGCAGATCCGATCTCGAAGGTGTCGCACGGACGGTGGGTGCGCAGGCGCACGCCGTGCCGGGGGTCGTGGGATGGGGGATCCAGGCGCGTACGAGCCGTGTCGAGGTGGTCGTCGACCAGGAGCGCCGCACCACTGCCACCACCGCGTTCGTGCGCCGCATCGGCGAGTTGGGCGACCGGGTCGTCGTCACGAACACGTCCGACGCCCCGGTGCAGCAGCAGGGCGACGTGGTCGGCGGCGAGAAGTGGACCCCAGGCAGCGAGAGCCCCTGCTCCGTCGGCTTCTCCGTCAACGCGTCCGGCGGCGCGAAGGGGTTCCTCACCGCGGGGCACTGCACCAATGACGTGGACCAGGCCGCGTACGGGAAGGACGGGACCCGCCTGGGCACCTCCAACCAGGGCGGCACCCACAGCATCAACGCCCGCGAGGGCGACTTCGGCCTCGTCTCCGTCGATCAGGCCGGCTGGAACGTGGCGCCCAGGGTCTCCGGGTACGGCAGCGGCGACGTGACCGTGACAGGCTCGGCCGAAGGCCTGGTGGGCCAGACGGTCTGCCGCTCCGGCCAGACGAGCGGCTGGCACTGCGGTGAGATCACCAAGGTCAACCAGACCGTCGACTACGGCAACGTGGTCATCGACGGGCTGTCATGGACCAACACCTGTTCCGCCGGCGGGGATTCGGGCGGCTCCTACGTCTCCGCGACCGGCGGCAAGGCGGTCGGCCTCCACTCCGGGGGCGGCAGCGTGATCTGCGGGCAGAGCGGCGAGACGAACACCATCTTCCAGCCCGTCGGCGAGGCGCTGCAGAAGTGGGGGCTCACCCTGGCGACGAGCTCGCCGCAGCCCGGTGAGGTGACGGTCACCGCTGTCGGCGCGCAGAGCAGCACCGTGGGGCAGAAGATCACGCTTCCCAACAGCGCACAGGGCGGAACGGCCCCCTACAAGTGGAGTGCGACGGGCCTGCCTTCGGGGCTCTCCATCGACGGCGCCTCGGGCACGGTGAGCGGTACGACGGCCGCCGCGGGAACCGGTTCGGTGACCGTCACGGCGACCGATGCCGCCGGAAAGACCGGCTCCACCACCTTCACCTGGACCGTCGGCGACAGCGGCGGCGGCACGTTGTCCCTGACCAACCCCGGAGGGCAGACCGTCTACATCGGCCGCCCCTTCAGCCTGGCGCTCAAGGCCACCGGAGGAACAGGCGCGCGTACGTTCACTGCCACGGGCCTGCCCGCAGGGCTGACCGTCGACCGCGCGACCGGCGTGATCGCCGGCAAGCCGACGACCTGGGGTCTGGCCAACAGCCGCGTCACCGTGACGGACAGCGCCGGCAAGAACGCGTCGGTCTCCATCACCTGGAGCGTGTTCAGCTGA
- a CDS encoding helix-turn-helix transcriptional regulator yields the protein MTSDRSTPALYEGGRGALWPAFDARIRAGREALEHRHGVLVAGVWGSGRTTLLRALVCGEEADGASVLRLAPGQGDERRAFSGLAHLLAAVPPDLLTSLPPAQQSVLRQVMHHVPAPAPPCDALAVRLAVTALLAAAGEVRWLLAVDDEQWLDAASADVVRHVARALAPGRIRTAVTVRTALQPALGHRVLSEHAPRIVLDPLTLEETVLYLESRGERAATAVAVHRDSGGHPLLVQALAAGLSSAATDADCGAVRTARELAAAWIATVDAGVRDTLARLALAHDPTRLQVRRTWPTATDAHLSAALEAGILKPLTGDRIAFAARALQAEVADSSTESTTAHAHRALAATAPDPVHAARHQLLGEDRPSDDVLNTADEAAALARAGGDRALSADILLAAAARTPNAQRHAQLRRLVAAAEDAGAAGRADLALRAADALAAARAGAAEAVALLAVVDASGQELADLDELLLRARRLARDDPALLAAVDMRSAIRHNLGGRPEEARQAALGAVRHASAARLPDLRAAALTMQARIERITGHPGARRTLELALAVPHSDRQLPLRDTPQYLATRHALFDDRLEEAGTALSGLLPLAEESGSAEDLQEVLRSLAELEVRRGSCMRALHWSARALAVGRAAGLSLGPAWYTCATAAAAGSSFDEAARFARLGVLVSREAGDLVFTSRNLLALATVELVTGEPDRAVANLGRVAELEQTQAVRDVTMLRWQPERVEALAVTGQQEPAARLLTALRNSASPSALATGWGAALDRAEAVHLAHANRRNEAVALLERAGEHFAGLGLRIEEGRTHLMRGRVERGRRRGASARRAGDRAMALFEEAGARPWAALAHTFLYAAEEAGASPRGPAMLTVTERRVADVVVSGASNKEAAQRLFLSVKTVEATLSRVYRKLDVRSRNQLAAALRPS from the coding sequence GTGACGTCCGACAGATCAACTCCCGCTCTGTACGAGGGCGGGCGCGGCGCGCTGTGGCCGGCCTTCGATGCCAGGATCCGGGCGGGGCGGGAGGCCCTGGAGCACCGCCACGGCGTACTCGTCGCCGGCGTGTGGGGCAGCGGGCGCACCACGCTCCTGCGCGCACTGGTGTGCGGGGAGGAAGCGGACGGGGCCTCGGTCCTCCGGCTGGCGCCCGGGCAGGGGGACGAGCGCCGGGCCTTCAGCGGCCTGGCGCACCTGCTGGCCGCCGTGCCGCCGGACCTGCTGACCTCACTGCCCCCGGCGCAGCAGTCGGTACTGCGGCAGGTGATGCACCACGTCCCTGCGCCCGCACCCCCGTGCGACGCCCTGGCCGTCCGGCTCGCCGTCACCGCGCTGCTCGCCGCCGCGGGCGAAGTCCGCTGGCTGCTGGCCGTGGACGACGAGCAGTGGCTGGACGCCGCGAGCGCCGACGTCGTCCGGCACGTCGCGCGCGCACTGGCACCGGGGCGGATCCGTACGGCCGTCACCGTACGGACCGCCCTCCAACCGGCCCTCGGCCACCGGGTGTTGTCCGAGCACGCGCCGCGGATCGTGCTCGACCCGCTCACGCTCGAGGAGACGGTCCTGTATCTGGAGAGCCGGGGCGAGCGTGCGGCGACGGCCGTCGCCGTCCATCGCGACAGCGGCGGACACCCTCTGCTCGTCCAGGCACTGGCCGCCGGACTGTCTTCCGCGGCGACGGACGCGGACTGCGGCGCAGTCCGTACGGCCCGGGAGCTCGCCGCCGCCTGGATCGCCACCGTGGACGCCGGCGTACGCGACACCCTGGCCCGTCTCGCGCTCGCCCACGACCCCACCCGACTCCAGGTGCGCCGCACCTGGCCGACCGCCACCGACGCGCACCTGTCGGCCGCCCTGGAGGCGGGCATCCTCAAGCCGCTCACCGGCGACCGCATCGCCTTCGCGGCCCGGGCGCTTCAGGCCGAAGTGGCCGACAGCAGTACGGAGAGCACCACCGCGCACGCCCACCGGGCCCTGGCCGCGACCGCCCCCGACCCCGTCCACGCCGCCCGCCATCAACTCCTCGGCGAGGACCGGCCGTCGGACGACGTACTGAACACGGCGGACGAGGCGGCGGCCCTGGCACGGGCCGGAGGCGACCGGGCCCTGTCCGCCGACATCCTCCTCGCGGCCGCCGCCCGCACCCCGAACGCCCAGCGGCACGCACAGCTGCGCCGGCTGGTCGCCGCCGCCGAGGACGCGGGCGCGGCAGGCCGGGCCGACCTGGCGTTGCGGGCGGCCGACGCCCTGGCCGCCGCCCGCGCGGGCGCGGCCGAGGCGGTCGCCCTCCTGGCCGTCGTCGATGCCAGCGGGCAGGAACTCGCCGACCTGGACGAACTCCTGCTGCGCGCACGCCGGCTCGCCCGCGACGACCCCGCTCTGCTCGCGGCCGTCGACATGCGCAGCGCGATCCGGCACAACCTCGGCGGGCGTCCCGAGGAAGCGCGGCAGGCGGCCCTCGGCGCGGTACGGCACGCATCCGCCGCGCGGCTCCCCGACCTCAGGGCCGCGGCACTGACCATGCAGGCACGCATCGAGCGGATCACAGGACACCCCGGCGCGCGCCGCACCCTCGAACTCGCCCTTGCCGTACCCCACTCGGACCGTCAGCTGCCGCTGCGCGACACCCCCCAGTACCTGGCCACCCGGCACGCGCTCTTCGACGACCGGCTGGAGGAGGCGGGCACGGCCCTGAGCGGACTGCTTCCCCTGGCCGAGGAGTCGGGTTCGGCCGAGGACCTCCAAGAGGTACTGCGCAGCCTTGCGGAGCTGGAGGTCCGCCGCGGATCCTGTATGCGCGCCCTGCACTGGAGCGCGCGTGCTCTGGCAGTCGGTCGCGCCGCGGGCCTGTCGCTCGGTCCCGCCTGGTACACGTGCGCGACGGCGGCCGCGGCGGGCAGCTCGTTCGACGAGGCCGCCCGGTTCGCACGCCTGGGTGTGCTGGTGTCCCGCGAGGCGGGGGACCTCGTCTTCACCTCGCGCAATCTGCTGGCCCTGGCCACCGTGGAGCTGGTCACGGGGGAGCCCGACCGGGCCGTGGCGAACCTGGGCAGGGTCGCGGAGCTCGAACAGACGCAAGCCGTCCGCGATGTGACAATGCTGCGCTGGCAGCCCGAGCGCGTGGAAGCGCTCGCCGTCACCGGACAGCAGGAGCCGGCCGCGCGCCTGCTGACCGCACTGCGCAACAGTGCTTCGCCGTCGGCGCTGGCCACCGGCTGGGGCGCGGCCCTCGACCGGGCCGAGGCCGTCCACCTCGCTCACGCGAACCGGAGAAACGAGGCGGTCGCCCTCCTGGAACGCGCGGGCGAGCACTTCGCCGGACTGGGCCTCCGGATCGAGGAGGGACGTACGCATCTGATGCGCGGACGTGTCGAGCGCGGCCGCCGCAGAGGGGCGTCGGCCCGCCGCGCCGGTGACCGGGCGATGGCCCTGTTCGAGGAAGCCGGGGCTCGTCCCTGGGCCGCGCTCGCCCACACTTTTCTGTACGCCGCCGAGGAGGCCGGCGCATCCCCGCGCGGTCCCGCCATGCTGACGGTCACCGAACGCAGGGTCGCGGACGTGGTCGTCTCCGGCGCCTCCAACAAGGAGGCCGCGCAGCGTCTCTTCCTGTCGGTCAAGACCGTCGAGGCCACCCTCAGCCGCGTCTACCGCAAACTCGACGTCCGCTCCAGGAACCAGCTGGCCGCAGCGCTCCGGCCGTCCTGA
- a CDS encoding GNAT family N-acetyltransferase: MTDHFSDPSPAAVRLDHYTPADQSEILGDGADPFGVADAGMTWLPKEIHFGVRHEGRLVAHTGLLRLSLSAGGIDTAAVGVGGVAVAPELRGHGLARVVVGAALEHARTMGPPYGILFCRPPLVPLYGRLGWQELDQEVHVEQPQGTVTMPLRTMWTPLHDGAQWPSGEVRLHSFPM, translated from the coding sequence ATGACTGATCACTTCTCCGACCCGTCGCCCGCCGCGGTCCGGCTGGATCACTACACACCGGCCGACCAGAGCGAGATCCTGGGTGACGGCGCCGATCCTTTCGGCGTCGCGGATGCCGGCATGACATGGCTGCCCAAGGAAATCCATTTCGGTGTCCGTCACGAGGGCCGTCTCGTCGCACACACCGGTCTGCTGCGACTGTCGTTGTCGGCAGGCGGCATCGATACGGCGGCCGTGGGTGTCGGCGGCGTGGCGGTCGCGCCCGAACTGCGAGGGCACGGACTGGCCCGGGTGGTAGTGGGAGCGGCACTCGAACACGCTCGGACGATGGGGCCGCCGTACGGAATTCTCTTCTGCAGGCCGCCTCTTGTCCCTCTGTACGGGCGGCTCGGCTGGCAGGAACTCGACCAGGAGGTCCACGTCGAGCAGCCGCAGGGAACCGTGACCATGCCGCTGCGCACGATGTGGACACCGCTGCACGACGGTGCGCAGTGGCCTTCCGGAGAGGTGCGTCTGCACTCCTTCCCCATGTGA
- a CDS encoding FUSC family protein has protein sequence MAGLRTVASIGLTLLVLALLGTDVTHLVTGAMTAMVSTFAIKEKQVRGQAVTLALGLPVALAAISLGALLNERVVVGDAFFVVLIFGAVYSRRFGDRGTALGLIGFQIYFVSLFVRATTSGLPQLYLVLAVAFVCSAVVRFAVVPETPERVLTRLRDAFRARLAQLVTSQIALLDTPAQQLDRVLDDLRSGTARLHEAALMIQGRLEEGTPDAATGDLLQRRVADAEIATERLGMLLLNARSAEGANTLTLHLPNAPLPSTGNLIPAEDPTTATLRRELGALHLLVSRTGPDDRTAVAHLRNRLLGYRDEEKLPRASEPVRDVFRGIGEAARAVLGLRLALDGPQDESNDSPATTRSREEFDAESIALSSADASEESEEEKPAGLHRPTTRAAFQVAVGSVLAIVGGEFLSSQRWYWAVLTCWVVFLNTASTGEILVKGYRRLLGTVLGVFAGVLLAGAVGNHTWLAFTLVLVLIFAMFFSAPLSYALMSFFVTAMLGLLYTLLHTYSVDVLVLRIEETALGAACGIIAAVLVLPVHTDRRTDELLGTVLEKLDEVVSASVDQLSGGPAADLLGRARELDTALEDLRASVQPLTHPITPLRGRRQTARYLVALLETCAYHARSLAATAELLPYSKTIAADPRLERAGRRIAGNIAVLSSYVRDERTGQIESGASIASLLKADGPGMRPSATVTPRVLRHLQRLDEGVVGLARPLDVPVAERPVLSG, from the coding sequence ATGGCGGGGCTGCGGACGGTGGCGTCGATCGGGCTCACGCTCCTCGTCCTCGCGCTCCTGGGCACCGATGTCACTCACCTGGTCACGGGCGCCATGACCGCGATGGTCTCCACCTTCGCGATCAAGGAGAAGCAGGTCCGGGGGCAGGCGGTGACGCTCGCGCTGGGGCTGCCGGTCGCCCTGGCGGCCATTTCCCTGGGGGCCCTCCTCAACGAGAGGGTCGTCGTGGGCGACGCCTTCTTCGTCGTGCTGATCTTCGGTGCCGTCTACAGCAGGCGGTTCGGCGACCGCGGTACGGCGCTGGGGCTGATCGGTTTCCAGATCTACTTCGTCTCACTGTTCGTGCGCGCCACGACGTCGGGCCTGCCCCAGCTGTATCTGGTGCTCGCCGTCGCGTTCGTGTGCAGCGCGGTGGTCAGATTCGCCGTCGTCCCCGAGACGCCCGAGCGCGTCCTGACGCGCCTGCGCGACGCGTTCCGGGCACGGCTCGCGCAACTGGTGACCAGCCAGATCGCGCTTCTGGACACGCCCGCGCAGCAGTTGGACAGGGTTCTGGACGATCTGCGCTCGGGCACCGCACGGCTGCACGAGGCCGCGCTGATGATCCAGGGCCGTCTGGAGGAGGGCACGCCCGACGCGGCCACGGGTGATCTGCTGCAACGCCGCGTCGCGGACGCGGAGATCGCCACCGAGCGCCTCGGCATGCTGCTGCTCAACGCCCGCAGCGCCGAGGGCGCCAACACCCTGACGCTCCATCTCCCGAACGCGCCCCTGCCGTCCACAGGAAACCTGATCCCGGCCGAGGACCCCACGACGGCCACCCTGCGCAGGGAACTGGGCGCGCTGCATCTGCTGGTCTCCAGGACCGGTCCCGACGACCGCACCGCGGTGGCCCACCTCCGCAACCGGCTGCTCGGCTACCGCGACGAGGAGAAGCTCCCGCGCGCCTCCGAACCGGTCCGGGACGTCTTCCGCGGGATCGGCGAGGCCGCGCGTGCGGTGCTCGGTCTGCGGCTCGCCCTCGACGGGCCGCAGGACGAGTCCAACGACTCGCCGGCCACGACCCGTTCCCGGGAGGAGTTCGACGCCGAGAGCATCGCGCTCTCCTCGGCCGACGCGAGCGAGGAGAGCGAAGAGGAGAAGCCGGCGGGCCTGCACCGTCCCACCACCCGGGCCGCCTTCCAGGTCGCGGTCGGTTCGGTCCTGGCCATCGTCGGCGGGGAGTTCCTCTCCTCCCAGCGCTGGTACTGGGCGGTCCTCACCTGCTGGGTGGTCTTCCTCAACACCGCGTCCACGGGCGAGATCCTGGTCAAGGGCTACCGCAGGCTGCTCGGGACGGTTCTCGGCGTGTTCGCCGGTGTCCTGCTGGCCGGCGCGGTGGGGAATCACACCTGGCTGGCCTTCACCCTGGTCCTCGTCCTCATCTTCGCGATGTTCTTCAGCGCCCCGCTGTCGTACGCGCTGATGTCGTTCTTCGTGACCGCGATGCTGGGCCTGCTCTACACCCTGCTCCACACGTACAGCGTCGACGTCCTGGTGCTGCGCATCGAGGAGACGGCGCTCGGCGCGGCCTGCGGGATCATCGCGGCCGTGCTGGTCCTGCCCGTGCACACCGACCGCCGTACCGACGAACTCCTTGGCACGGTCCTGGAGAAGCTGGACGAGGTCGTGTCCGCGTCCGTGGACCAGCTCAGCGGCGGTCCCGCCGCCGATCTGCTGGGCAGGGCAAGGGAGTTGGACACTGCGCTGGAGGATCTGCGCGCCTCGGTCCAGCCGCTGACGCACCCCATCACCCCGCTGCGGGGACGCAGGCAGACGGCCCGCTATCTGGTGGCGCTCCTGGAGACCTGTGCGTACCACGCACGGTCGCTGGCGGCGACCGCCGAGCTCCTGCCGTACAGCAAGACGATCGCCGCCGATCCCCGGCTGGAGCGGGCCGGCCGGCGCATCGCGGGCAACATCGCGGTTCTCTCCTCGTACGTCAGGGACGAGAGGACCGGCCAGATCGAGTCCGGGGCGAGCATCGCCTCCCTGCTCAAGGCCGACGGGCCCGGGATGCGGCCCTCCGCGACGGTCACCCCGCGTGTCCTGCGTCATCTGCAGCGGCTCGACGAAGGAGTGGTCGGGCTCGCCCGTCCGCTCGATGTGCCGGTCGCCGAGCGCCCGGTGCTGAGCGGGTGA
- a CDS encoding D-alanyl-D-alanine carboxypeptidase family protein, which produces MRHLPTLRHICSLTAALTVALAVPAPGAAWAASPPTGAHDPAHSAPAAPDSLSALSWLVADAATGQVLAEHNAHRRLPPASTLKTLFAVTVLPRVPARKVHLVKESDLYGMGEGSSQVGVVPGLRYSAGDLWRGVFLRSGNDAVHVLAAMNGGWERTTRQMQTTAERLGASDTHVVSPDGYDAEGQVSSARDLVVFARAGLTNPAFAKYCATSVAQFPSGTDSRGHSGPSFEIQNTNRLLTGTPDVAPYPGLIGVKNGYTTNAGNTLVTAAHRKGRTLIVSVMNPQAGSVYEEARALLDWGFTAVGRVRPVASLPPVRARSVSAAGAAHRPAPAPAPAHEAAAHPVAARPAETDDPVPGIAIAAALLVPLGISLWLLRRRPKG; this is translated from the coding sequence ATGCGACATCTGCCGACACTTCGTCATATCTGCTCCCTCACCGCCGCGCTGACGGTCGCTCTGGCCGTGCCGGCTCCCGGCGCGGCGTGGGCCGCATCGCCACCGACCGGCGCGCACGACCCCGCCCACTCCGCCCCCGCGGCACCTGACTCCCTGTCAGCCCTGTCGTGGCTGGTGGCGGACGCGGCGACCGGGCAGGTCCTGGCCGAGCACAACGCGCATCGCAGGCTGCCGCCCGCCAGCACGCTCAAGACCCTGTTCGCCGTGACGGTCCTGCCCCGGGTGCCGGCGCGCAAGGTGCACCTGGTCAAGGAGAGCGACCTGTACGGGATGGGCGAGGGCAGCAGCCAGGTCGGTGTGGTCCCCGGGCTCCGGTACTCGGCCGGTGACCTGTGGCGCGGTGTCTTCCTGCGCTCGGGCAACGACGCGGTCCACGTACTGGCCGCGATGAACGGCGGCTGGGAGCGCACCACCCGGCAGATGCAGACCACGGCGGAGCGGCTGGGCGCGAGCGACACCCATGTGGTGTCCCCCGACGGTTACGACGCGGAGGGGCAGGTCTCCTCGGCCCGGGATCTTGTGGTGTTCGCCAGGGCGGGCCTGACCAACCCGGCGTTCGCCAAGTACTGCGCCACCTCCGTGGCCCAGTTCCCTTCCGGAACGGACAGCCGCGGCCACTCCGGACCTTCCTTCGAGATCCAGAACACGAACCGCCTCCTCACCGGAACCCCGGACGTCGCCCCCTACCCCGGGCTGATCGGGGTGAAGAACGGCTACACCACGAACGCCGGGAACACCCTGGTCACGGCCGCGCACCGCAAGGGCCGCACCCTGATCGTCTCCGTGATGAACCCGCAGGCGGGCAGTGTGTACGAGGAGGCACGTGCCCTGCTCGACTGGGGATTCACCGCCGTCGGGCGCGTCAGACCGGTCGCCTCCCTGCCTCCGGTGAGAGCGAGGAGCGTCTCCGCCGCGGGTGCGGCACACCGGCCGGCACCCGCACCGGCGCCCGCGCACGAGGCCGCGGCGCACCCCGTGGCGGCGCGTCCCGCGGAGACGGACGATCCGGTGCCGGGCATCGCGATCGCGGCTGCGCTTCTGGTGCCTCTGGGGATTTCCCTCTGGCTCCTGCGCAGACGTCCCAAGGGTTGA